The Theobroma cacao cultivar B97-61/B2 chromosome 1, Criollo_cocoa_genome_V2, whole genome shotgun sequence genome contains the following window.
GGGGTTTCCCGGTGCCCACTCTTTGacatattctattttcaagCCCCATTATTTCTACTGCTGTAATTACTTCTTTTATGGACAATTATGATGATCTTTatcaacattaaatttaatatttaatgaaTAAGTATCCCCTGTTTGAGATTTTACTCTTGATAAAATGGGATGAAAGTAAAGTTTTCCTGTGACAGGTTGAGTTCATTTGAACCACACAAAGTTGATCGCCGGGCCAAGACAATTTGAACCCCACAAAAGggtattaaaaaataactaattcCTTCGTATagactttattttaatttatatttttttattcacatCTTTAATAAGCTTATTCTTCTCTTGCTTTAGTTGATCTGTACGTCATGTTGGAACAGCTAAAACAATGAAATGAACCTCTCCATTTCATGATTCAATGATTCCAAGCCAAAGtttctttttaatgtttaaatattGGCAAACAAGAAGCTCGTGCCAGTTTCTTGAGTGTCTGCATTTCTTTATATCCCTTTTCCGAACTAAATTATTGAAGAACAAATCTTTTAGCATTGACGAGTTGGATGAGTATGACAGGATTGTGCCCTGCCATTACTCTTTCAGCACACTATTGGGCCGCAAGCAATAGACTCAGcgaggcaaaaaaaaaagataatagaCCTAAGTAACAGGTAGGATAATCCTAGACTGTCAATGGCTCAGTTATTCAGACTTCCAAAAGTGGCTGCTAATGAcagttattttattattctctaGTTAAGATTGCATTACTATAATCATGGCATGTTCCAGAACAATGATTGGCACAACGAAAGACAGCCAGATAGAGTCCAAAAGATCATGAACCAATTCCATTATGTTAACATCCAAGATTCACAGCTacccatttttttcctttttagcAAAAAGCTTCTCAGGTTTTGAACAGCCttaattttggttttctttttctttttttttttctgcttttCCTTGGTTTGGGTATTTGCCTGGTGTTGTGCTTGGTCTTATGTTTCTCAATGGAAGTCTACTGATTTGGTAccaatggaaaagaaaagtgtTTGGGTACTTGTTGCAGTTACCATAATTTATCGGAACCAATGAACCATAAGCAGGAATAATAAAAGCCCAGAAAGAACAAAATCTTTATAGACAGTATGTATTAGCAAGCACCGGTAGTGACATTGAGCACTAGGGGGGAACagaatcaaatatattttatttttccttgctTCCTTGTTCCACATGAGCGAGGGTCAAAAACCAATTATTGATCAACATTTAAATCCCATATGTGGTACCAAAGGAGTTATACTGAGCAAATTAGATTATGGTGAAAAACGATGAACCCCTTTAAAACAAGAACAGAGTTGATCTTTGCTTCCATCTGTTATGTTGAACATGGTGACAAAAACCAACGTTTTGGTTTATTCTTAGGTGGATCTTGATCACTTTTTACAAGGTTGGAAGTTTGATTTCATCAAACCTTAGTACTTGATCGAAGATCAGTACAAGGTTAAGTACTAATTTGATTAGTAACCAGTTTTGGTGCATGGAACAGGGAGTTAGGGCCAGGCCACCCAGGAACCTTTGGAAGTaggaagtttgaaaaattattataggAAGCCACCATAATATACAACGAAGATGATAATCTCAGTGCTTTTCATTGGGTTACAGCAAAGTTTAGCAACACCTTCAAATTACAAAATCTGAAGCAAGAATAAATACATTCATACAAGAGCCTCTCTATGAGTCGAGCTGAGCATACCAGATACCAGTGATCTTCACATCCTTGGGAGCCTTGGAACCCAAGTCAGTATCAGATGGCTGAAGGCTCTCAAACACACCAATTACTTCTCCGGTCTCAGGCCTGGTCTTGGTAACACTCAAGGTGATTTTCCCTGATGAAGATGCAACACTCTTGTTGTTCTCCTTAGCTAGGTCCTCCTCATCTCCCCTTCCTCCGGCGGGCAAGGCAACTGCATTGTCATAACCGGTTGAACCACCCCTTCCTTTTGGGTCCAAGAAAGATGAGCCACGGTAGGATGGTACAAGAAAGTCTCCTCCAAAGCTTTCAGGTTTGCCTGATGCCACCAATTGCTTGATGGTGAAAAGGAAGGGCACACGCTCACCCCCAGGAAGCTGAACTGTCACAGCAGCGTAGTCAATTCCATCTTTCTCCTCAAACTTGACTGTGCCATCAGTAGATACTTCGAAAGGTCCCTCGATTTCATCAAGGGTGTAAGTTAAACGGGTCATGAGCTTGGTTTTTTGGAACTCCGGTGGGGCATTCTTGCTAACACCCTCAGCCTTGACAGTGAAGGAAGTAGGCTCTAAGCAGAACTTCTTGGCGTAGTATTTGCCAGGcttgaaggcaaatgagtcaACACCACCGTCGATGGTTGGGCACTGGTTAGCAGTTCCTGTTCCTTTTACTTCCATGTATGTCTTGCTCTGGATTTCATCGTAGGTTAGCCTCTTTGGAACTCCTTCAGCGTTTGCTCCCTTtagaaaagagggaaaaaaaaaaaaaacacaagtaCCATTTGTTACATCAGATCACATGCCAATCAACCCTTCTAAGATAAAACTGAAATGAGAGTTTATGCGTTTTAGAAACAGATCAGCTTCAACTAGTCCTGGAGGAAGAGGTATTGTTAACAAGTTTTCATTGAATAACAGACCAATATGCATATACTAATACTACATACGTTTTCCTACATAACAGATCACACCCTGTTTCATTTCTTCAATCAAAAAAGGGGTATGGTAGGATATATGCATGCAGCCAGGGATCTATAGAAAATTGTCACAAACCTTGCTAGTTACAACAACCATAACAAGctcatattttcaaatatttgacTATTCTCTTAGTATCCTACCAAACAAACGAACATAGAATTGAACTTAGTCAGAGTGAGAATACTAGGAAAAGCTCCCATGCAAAAGAATTCAGCTCACCCCCTCACAAGCATTGATAGTTAAACAATTTCCAACCCAAAACAGAAATGAAATCAAGCAAAAGAACTATACCGAGACAACAAGAGCAGATGTAGCGAGAGCGAAACCAGCGATCTTGGTAGCATCAACACACTTTTGAGCCAAGTCCTTAAGGTCAGATTGCAAAGAGCAAGTCAGCCTAGCTCCAACAGGCTCCAAACCAAAGGCCTTAGAAACGCTCTGGGAGGACCTAAGCTGCACGCTGGTCCTAGATGGCACACCAACCTTGGTTGGTTGCATGAGGGTAGCTGCTGCTTGTAGTGAGGCTGCCATGGCTTTCAAACTGCAAATTAGAAAACCCCCTTGTTCTTTACTGTGATTGTGTCAGGGAACTCGGAACCTCCAAAATAGGAGTGATGTTACTAGTGAGAGTGGCGAGGGGAAAATTTGTGGCAATTATTTTGATGGCTTTGGTGTGAGTAAGATAAGGGGATAGGATAAGGGGTGTTGCTATTGGTGGATTGAAGGTAATGTCTCTGGCTTTAGGGTATGCCACGTGGCGATTTTGTCAAATGGGATAAAGATACTGTTAGTCAGATTGGATGATGTGGGGAGGAGTTGAGATTCTTAGGCCCTGGAGCTTAATGTTGCATGGCTCCGGCCATACAAATTTTGCATGGTTGTCCTCACTCCCAACAGCGGGGTCAGTGTCTGTCACCGTGGGGGCGCACCCACATCATTTTCATCAGCTCCGATCCTACATTACTCGTTAAGATTTTAACCTTTAAAGCCCAAACAAAGCAGGCCTAAGTTCTAAGCCCAACCAAAACGAATAGGGGCAAAAAAGCTGGCCTCAGTTCCAAGCCCAATCTAAACGAATAGCGGTAAAAAAGTAATAGGGCATTGAAACATAAAAAGATTGAAGAAAACTGGCCCATGCAGGTCTCGAACCTGCGACCTTCGCGTTATTAGCACGACGCTCTAACCAACTGAGCTAATAGGCCTTGTGATGGTAGCAatcatatatttcaataataatgcgaaactttaaattagttttatttttcccCATTTCCGTGTCTCGATCAATTTTTCGtcgaatttgattttaaaattatcttaaatttTGCGTTAAAATCTTGAATCCATTAATCACAGTCCAAAAATCTTAAATTCGTTCATGGAAGTCCCAAGAGAGAGGCAGGCAGCTCAGAAGTGCTTGAAATATATTAGTAATCAGAGGTAATGGTATTTTCCTCATTAACCCTaaaccattattcatcatcgCTGCTCTTCTCTCCCTTTAACTAGTATTGCAATTCAGCTCAAAAATGGTTGAAAGCTAAGCACTGGTGCTCCTCATTAACCGCAAACTACAAAAAAGCTTACGAATAAAAACACTGTCTTCGAAAACATTGGAAAAATTgtcttttttctgttttggcaTTCAGAATGAGTAGGAGGTGATTGATCATCACGTTAATCAGACTTTCATAATTCATCCTCATTATGCCTTTGCTCGTTTTCGAATTACAACAACAAActgattttagaaaaaattgttttttttttttaaattcagcATAAATAAGAAGGAAGATGGATTTCTCTCAGACAAATGCCTCGATTTGTCGTCACGATTTGAAAGAATGGAAAAGATCGGACTCGTCATCATTTTTGATCATCACCGAGAAACCCCTCATCATCCCACATTATCAATCAGCCATTGATGAAAaccaa
Protein-coding sequences here:
- the LOC18611024 gene encoding oxygen-evolving enhancer protein 1, chloroplastic, with the translated sequence MAASLQAAATLMQPTKVGVPSRTSVQLRSSQSVSKAFGLEPVGARLTCSLQSDLKDLAQKCVDATKIAGFALATSALVVSGANAEGVPKRLTYDEIQSKTYMEVKGTGTANQCPTIDGGVDSFAFKPGKYYAKKFCLEPTSFTVKAEGVSKNAPPEFQKTKLMTRLTYTLDEIEGPFEVSTDGTVKFEEKDGIDYAAVTVQLPGGERVPFLFTIKQLVASGKPESFGGDFLVPSYRGSSFLDPKGRGGSTGYDNAVALPAGGRGDEEDLAKENNKSVASSSGKITLSVTKTRPETGEVIGVFESLQPSDTDLGSKAPKDVKITGIWYAQLDS